The proteins below come from a single Brevundimonas sp. LM2 genomic window:
- a CDS encoding NepR family anti-sigma factor → MIDSPDSGRKPGTATPAASEPPLEEARLRQQAIGVKLRHMFDEVVNEPVPDEFLEILRRADERTAGGGKT, encoded by the coding sequence ATGATCGACTCCCCCGATTCAGGGCGCAAGCCTGGCACCGCGACCCCGGCCGCGAGCGAGCCCCCGCTGGAAGAGGCCCGCCTTCGCCAGCAGGCCATCGGCGTCAAGCTGCGGCATATGTTCGACGAGGTCGTCAACGAACCGGTGCCCGACGAGTTCCTGGAGATCCTGCGCCGGGCCGATGAGCGGACCGCCGGTGGAGGCAAGACGTGA
- a CDS encoding Fur family transcriptional regulator: protein MGSVCDHEHAPGGLSASEIGRALTLAEDRCVADGERMTAPRRRVLELLLQAGEAVKAYDLIARFGADGTAAKPPTVYRALDFLEKKGLAHRIASISAYVACSVGDRAHAAAFLICDCCGATEEVTPPEGEALQQAASASGYLLQRTTIEGHGRCPACRIAA from the coding sequence ATGGGATCCGTCTGCGATCACGAGCACGCCCCCGGGGGGCTGTCGGCCAGCGAGATCGGCCGCGCCCTCACCCTGGCCGAAGACCGCTGCGTGGCCGACGGCGAGCGGATGACCGCGCCGCGCCGTCGCGTGCTGGAACTGCTGCTGCAGGCCGGCGAGGCGGTGAAGGCTTATGATCTGATCGCCCGGTTCGGGGCCGACGGGACCGCCGCCAAACCGCCCACCGTCTATCGCGCGCTCGACTTCCTCGAGAAGAAGGGCCTGGCGCACCGGATCGCCTCGATCAGCGCCTATGTCGCCTGCTCCGTCGGCGACCGCGCCCACGCCGCCGCCTTCCTGATCTGCGACTGCTGCGGCGCCACCGAGGAGGTCACGCCGCCGGAAGGCGAAGCCCTGCAGCAGGCCGCCTCGGCCTCCGGCTATCTGCTGCAGCGGACCACGATCGAGGGCCACGGCCGGTGCCCCGCGTGCCGGATCGCCGCATAA
- a CDS encoding NADP-dependent oxidoreductase: MAQQNRQWVLRQRPHGLVQDGDLELVSTPVPDLQPDELLIRTLYLSLDPTNRTWMNDAVGYLPPVGLGDVMRGLTLGVVEQSRSDRFAVGDLVSTALGGWGDYGVVPAGGVSRVHRVPGLPLTAHMSVMGMTGMTAYFGVTDVLRPQPGQTLVVSAAAGAVGSIAGQIAKQKGARVIGIAGGPDKCRWLVEDLGFDGAVDYKNEDVGTALDRLCPNGIDLNFENVGGDIMIAVWNRLNIGARMAVCGMVSAYNATQRPPAPDLSRLITHRMTVQGFLVLDYAPRAREMAAELGPWLASGQVKWKVHVDDGLEGAVTSLNRLFTGDHDGKLLVRVSEEPAG; the protein is encoded by the coding sequence ATGGCCCAGCAGAATCGACAATGGGTGCTGCGTCAGCGGCCGCACGGCCTGGTCCAGGACGGCGACCTGGAGCTGGTCTCCACCCCCGTGCCCGACCTGCAGCCCGATGAGCTGCTGATCCGGACCCTTTATCTGTCGCTGGATCCGACCAACCGCACCTGGATGAACGACGCCGTCGGCTATCTGCCGCCCGTGGGCCTGGGCGACGTGATGCGCGGTCTGACGCTCGGCGTCGTGGAACAGTCGCGGTCGGACCGGTTCGCAGTCGGGGATCTGGTCTCGACCGCCCTGGGCGGGTGGGGCGACTACGGCGTGGTGCCGGCCGGCGGCGTCTCGCGCGTCCATCGCGTGCCCGGCCTGCCGCTGACCGCCCATATGTCGGTCATGGGGATGACGGGCATGACCGCCTATTTCGGCGTCACCGACGTGCTGCGCCCGCAACCCGGCCAGACCCTGGTCGTCTCGGCCGCCGCCGGGGCCGTCGGCTCCATCGCCGGTCAGATCGCCAAACAGAAGGGCGCGCGGGTCATCGGCATCGCCGGCGGACCCGACAAATGCCGCTGGCTGGTCGAGGACCTCGGGTTCGACGGGGCCGTGGACTACAAGAACGAGGACGTCGGCACCGCGCTGGACCGCCTCTGCCCCAACGGCATCGATCTGAATTTCGAGAACGTCGGCGGCGACATCATGATCGCCGTCTGGAACCGGCTGAACATCGGGGCCCGGATGGCGGTCTGCGGCATGGTCTCGGCCTATAACGCGACCCAGCGCCCGCCCGCCCCCGATCTCAGCCGCCTGATCACCCACCGCATGACGGTCCAGGGCTTCCTCGTGCTGGACTATGCCCCGCGCGCCCGGGAGATGGCCGCCGAACTGGGCCCCTGGCTGGCCTCCGGACAGGTCAAGTGGAAGGTCCATGTCGACGACGGGCTGGAGGGGGCCGTGACCTCGCTGAACCGCCTCTTCACCGGCGACCACGACGGCAAGCTACTGGTCCGGGTCTCCGAAGAGCCGGCGGGCTGA
- a CDS encoding acyl dehydratase: MSDPLHIHFEDLEIGQVLQLGACAADEAAIELFVTHFAPGWDAAYGAPEALVYALWSRLHADKAATWAQSKLLAVDGLRFMRNPPAGELLRGRMTVMGKDPVGDEKGIVIAQHDLLDEAGRLVFSCLTRGLFVRR, from the coding sequence ATGAGCGATCCGCTGCATATCCATTTCGAGGATCTCGAGATCGGCCAGGTCCTGCAGCTGGGGGCCTGCGCGGCCGACGAGGCGGCGATCGAACTGTTCGTGACCCATTTCGCGCCCGGCTGGGACGCCGCCTACGGGGCTCCCGAGGCCCTGGTCTATGCGCTGTGGAGCCGCCTGCATGCCGACAAGGCGGCCACCTGGGCCCAGTCCAAGCTGCTGGCCGTCGACGGCCTGCGCTTCATGCGCAATCCCCCCGCCGGCGAGCTGCTGCGCGGCCGCATGACGGTGATGGGCAAGGACCCCGTCGGCGACGAGAAGGGCATCGTCATCGCCCAGCACGACCTGCTCGACGAAGCCGGCCGCCTGGTCTTCTCCTGCCTGACGCGCGGGCTGTTCGTTCGGAGGTAG
- a CDS encoding alpha/beta fold hydrolase gives MDAARLTPPRRLTVPIQNRWGAGDMAVLDFGDANRPVDLIFVHANGFNARTYRTLLAPLASSMRILAPDLRGHGATTLPTATVGRRGWHDHRDDLTALLDTFPGPPVVMAGHSMGGTASLLAAAERPERVSRLVLFDPVIWRGPTALLFRTPVLRRLAERIPIVRGARRRRPGFDSREAALAAYRGRGAFKGWPDPVLIDYLAEGLVPSSGDGLVLACAPDWEASNYLAQGHDPWKAMRTYRGPTRILKAETGSITQVPEKPRGLEHVAVETAPGTGHLFPMVRADIVRDALFDAVV, from the coding sequence ATGGACGCCGCCCGGCTGACCCCACCCCGCCGCCTGACGGTCCCCATCCAGAATCGGTGGGGCGCGGGCGATATGGCCGTGCTGGACTTCGGCGACGCCAACCGGCCGGTCGACCTGATCTTCGTCCATGCGAACGGGTTCAACGCCCGCACCTACCGCACCCTGCTGGCGCCCCTGGCCTCGTCGATGCGCATCCTGGCCCCCGATCTGCGCGGTCACGGGGCGACCACCCTGCCGACTGCGACGGTCGGACGCCGCGGCTGGCACGACCACCGCGATGACCTGACCGCCCTGCTCGACACCTTTCCGGGTCCCCCGGTGGTGATGGCCGGCCATTCGATGGGCGGCACCGCCAGCCTGCTGGCGGCGGCCGAGCGTCCGGAGCGGGTTTCGCGGCTGGTCCTGTTCGATCCGGTGATCTGGCGCGGCCCGACCGCCCTGCTGTTCCGCACCCCGGTCCTGCGCCGCCTGGCCGAGCGGATTCCGATCGTGCGCGGGGCTCGCCGCCGCCGCCCGGGTTTCGACAGCCGGGAGGCGGCCCTGGCGGCCTATCGCGGACGAGGGGCCTTCAAGGGTTGGCCGGATCCCGTCCTGATCGACTATCTCGCCGAGGGTCTCGTGCCGTCGTCCGGCGACGGCCTGGTCCTGGCCTGCGCGCCGGACTGGGAAGCGTCGAACTATCTGGCCCAGGGGCACGACCCCTGGAAGGCGATGCGGACCTATCGCGGACCGACCCGGATCCTGAAGGCCGAGACCGGCTCGATCACCCAGGTGCCCGAAAAGCCGCGTGGCCTCGAGCATGTGGCGGTCGAGACCGCGCCCGGAACCGGCCACCTGTTCCCGATGGTCCGCGCCG
- a CDS encoding SapC family protein, producing the protein MTDTIAANGGNQAQLDGNVLFYSQPEPLSSELHGKLGVNPVEKPYAFVGASHVVPLTVTEFAPAALSYPIVFLGEAKQPVAVMGLRQTENLYVSLAGDFRPEAYIPAYVRRYPFVFANDPGAGRMILCIDRAAPFLVEGGQAPLFADGKPTDYVNQAMEFCNNFEQERQRTESFVALLTELDLFDVREAVFTPRDENGNPGAPQKLADYFAVSEDKLKALPAEKLAELRDNGALGQIYAHLVSLLGWDRLIALAFQRAAEMPTAANA; encoded by the coding sequence ATGACCGATACCATCGCAGCCAATGGCGGCAACCAGGCCCAGCTGGACGGAAACGTCCTGTTCTACTCGCAGCCCGAGCCGCTCTCGAGCGAGCTGCACGGCAAACTGGGCGTCAACCCGGTCGAGAAGCCCTATGCCTTCGTCGGCGCCTCGCACGTCGTGCCCCTGACGGTCACCGAGTTCGCGCCGGCGGCCCTGTCCTATCCGATCGTCTTCCTGGGCGAGGCCAAGCAGCCGGTCGCGGTCATGGGTCTGCGCCAGACCGAGAACCTCTACGTCAGCCTCGCCGGCGACTTCCGCCCCGAGGCCTATATCCCGGCCTATGTGCGCCGCTATCCGTTCGTCTTCGCCAACGATCCGGGCGCCGGTCGGATGATCCTGTGCATCGACCGCGCCGCGCCCTTCCTGGTCGAAGGCGGCCAGGCCCCGCTGTTCGCCGACGGCAAGCCGACCGACTACGTCAACCAGGCGATGGAGTTCTGCAACAATTTCGAGCAGGAGCGCCAACGCACGGAAAGCTTCGTCGCCCTGCTGACCGAACTGGACCTGTTCGACGTGCGCGAGGCCGTGTTCACCCCGCGCGACGAGAACGGCAACCCCGGCGCGCCGCAGAAGCTGGCCGACTATTTCGCGGTGTCGGAAGACAAGCTGAAGGCCCTGCCGGCCGAGAAGCTGGCCGAGCTGCGCGACAACGGTGCCCTGGGCCAGATCTACGCCCATCTGGTGTCCCTGCTGGGCTGGGACCGTCTGATCGCCCTGGCCTTCCAGCGCGCGGCCGAGATGCCGACGGCGGCGAACGCTTAA
- a CDS encoding response regulator, producing the protein MSLLARLAPHLPYVRRYARALTGDQATGDNYVRVALEALAAGERQLSPDMTPRVALYHVFHAIWSSTGAQLEDTSGLESSDASSRLMRIAPKSRQAFLLTALEGFTPSEAAQILSADAHGVERLIADAQAEIDAELATDVLIIEDEAIISADIESLVRELGHNVTATATTHDEAVDAVARHRPGLVLADIQLADGSSGIDAVKDILKRFDVPVIFITAFPERLLTGERPEPTFLITKPFQPETVKAAISQALFFHPSRQDKAAA; encoded by the coding sequence ATGAGCCTTCTGGCCAGACTCGCGCCGCATCTGCCCTACGTCCGCCGCTATGCGCGGGCCCTCACCGGCGATCAGGCGACCGGCGACAACTACGTGCGCGTCGCCCTGGAGGCCCTGGCCGCCGGCGAGCGTCAGCTGTCGCCGGACATGACGCCGCGCGTCGCCCTCTATCACGTGTTCCACGCCATCTGGTCGTCGACCGGCGCGCAGCTGGAGGACACCAGCGGTCTGGAGAGCAGCGACGCCTCCAGCCGGCTGATGCGGATCGCGCCGAAGTCGCGGCAGGCCTTCCTGCTGACGGCTCTGGAAGGGTTCACCCCCTCCGAGGCGGCCCAGATCCTGTCCGCCGACGCCCATGGCGTCGAGCGTCTGATCGCCGATGCCCAGGCCGAGATCGACGCCGAACTGGCCACCGACGTCCTGATCATCGAGGACGAGGCCATCATCTCGGCCGACATCGAAAGTCTGGTCCGCGAACTGGGTCACAACGTCACCGCCACGGCGACGACGCATGACGAGGCCGTGGACGCGGTCGCCCGTCACCGGCCCGGCCTGGTCCTGGCCGACATCCAGCTGGCCGACGGCTCGTCGGGCATCGATGCGGTCAAGGACATCCTGAAGCGGTTCGACGTGCCGGTGATCTTCATCACGGCCTTCCCCGAGCGCCTGCTGACCGGCGAACGGCCCGAGCCGACCTTCCTGATCACCAAGCCGTTCCAGCCGGAGACGGTGAAGGCGGCGATCAGCCAGGCCCTGTTCTTCCACCCGTCGCGACAGGACAAGGCCGCGGCCTGA